A single genomic interval of Antarcticibacterium arcticum harbors:
- the speB gene encoding agmatinase, which yields MSKKNYAGIPDKYARIDEAKVVLITVPYDGTSSWQKGADKGPDAFLEASANMELFDIETRTEVYKKGIYLAPPVTENSSPEKMVEAVHKTTKNYIKQEKFVTIFGGEHSVSIGTIRAFNESFEDLTVVQIDAHADLRPEYEGSKCNHACAVYEASKKTNLIQVGIRSMDISEMDHMDENQVYFAHNLYEDWMDDAIGQMTPNVFITIDLDAFDPSIMPSTGTPEPGGLFWYETLEFLKLMFKKKNVVGFDIVELCPNENEKSSDFLAAKLYYKMLSYKFKYLNHNPDEDEDE from the coding sequence ATGAGCAAAAAGAATTACGCCGGGATACCAGACAAGTATGCACGTATAGACGAAGCAAAAGTGGTATTGATCACAGTTCCTTATGACGGAACCAGCTCCTGGCAAAAAGGCGCAGACAAAGGCCCTGATGCTTTCCTTGAAGCATCGGCAAATATGGAGCTCTTTGACATTGAAACCCGCACCGAAGTGTACAAAAAAGGAATTTACCTGGCGCCTCCGGTAACAGAGAATTCCTCTCCTGAAAAAATGGTTGAAGCGGTTCATAAGACCACAAAAAACTACATTAAACAAGAGAAATTTGTAACGATCTTTGGCGGGGAACATTCAGTATCAATAGGTACCATTCGTGCTTTTAACGAGTCTTTTGAAGACCTTACCGTAGTTCAAATTGATGCTCATGCAGATCTAAGACCTGAATATGAAGGTTCTAAATGCAACCATGCCTGTGCGGTTTATGAAGCCAGCAAAAAGACCAACCTTATCCAGGTAGGTATTCGTTCTATGGATATTTCAGAAATGGACCATATGGATGAAAATCAGGTGTATTTTGCTCACAACCTGTATGAAGATTGGATGGACGATGCCATAGGGCAGATGACACCCAATGTTTTCATTACAATAGATCTTGATGCTTTTGACCCATCTATCATGCCATCTACTGGAACACCCGAGCCGGGCGGACTTTTCTGGTATGAGACCCTGGAATTCCTGAAATTAATGTTCAAAAAGAAAAATGTGGTAGGATTTGATATAGTTGAACTATGTCCTAACGAAAATGAAAAGTCATCAGATTTTCTTGCCGCTAAATTATATTACAAAATGTTGAGCTATAAGTTCAAATATTTAAACCATAACCCAGACGAAGACGAAGATGAGTAA